The DNA segment GTTTAGTGTGCATGGTCTTGGTGGTTTTTAGTCGTACAAAGCATTGTTGAGGTTTGAGCTTCTCAGTTTTCCAGAAGCTTGTTAAATTTGCTTCCTGCCCTTTTTACTTACTTGCATTTATTAAATGGTGATGTTTTAGGCCTTATACCAAAAAAGCCGGAACTCAAGCCCATCTTTGAGCTTATAGCCTAAGAAATAAGAAAGCGAACCTCAGTCATATGCCCAGATAATTACCCAGCACCTAAGAACACCAGCTTTGGAGCCAGCCTGGGTTGGAATCCAAGCCCTGCTACGTACTACTGGGTGACCGTGAACAAGTTAACGTAGTCTCTCTAGGCCTCATTTGTACGGTAGTGTTAAGAATAATACTGATAATAGTACCCACCTCGTGGGAATGTTGGGAGCTTGAAATGAGACCATTCTTGTGGAGTACTCCGCAGAGTGCCTGCCATCTTGGAAGCAGCCGAAGACTGTTAGCTGCTACTTTGCTTGCTTCAACAATATTGAAATGGGCGGGGTCACCAATTTGCTTGAACTCTCAGTGCCTTAGATAATTCGGACTTGCCATTCATTGAGGAAACAAATTTGGAGTATCGTGTGCATTCAGATGTTTGCAGTTTCACTTTCCCTGCTCATCTTTCAGCGAccgtgaatttaaaaaaaaaaaaaaaatgaagcagctGGATTTCGTAACTTCACAAGAACGCAGCTGGCAATGTGGGATAAATAAATTTTGCGCAATAAACACgtctttattaataaaaatctgCATGAAGTGTAAGCTGGGCGTTGCAATCGCTTTGTAAAGACTATTCTGATGAGTGAGCATGGAGCTGATTCCAAAATGTGTCCTCGAATCTGTTACAACATGTAACTCAATCAAAATCAACGGATTATGCAAAATGTGCACAACTGTGAACCATTAACTAGCAGCGTGGGCACATTAGCAAAATGAACCGTAGCTTGATCGTTTTAAAGAActtaagtatattcacaaatactattttatttgggaaaattgaATAGCTCTTTTCcatctcccattttttttcttgtgggtttttATAACGGTGCTGGTGGTTTaggtttggggaaagaaaagaagtcccccaccccccacacacaccccttttttttttctcccagggGCTACTAGCAGCTGCAGTAGGAAGGTCTCCACCCGCCTGCCTTGGTATAAGCGATTTTCTGGTGTGTGCTTCGGGGGGATCCGCTGTGGTTGTTGCCTGCCTGTTCTTATCGAAACTCACCTTGTGTTGACAGGGGACGCCCCCTTCCAGTGCTGGCTCTGTAGCGCCAAGTTCAAAATCAGCTCGGACTTGAAAAGGCACATGCGCGTGCACTCGGGGGAGAAGCCTTTCAAGTGCGAGTTCTGCAATGTCCGCTGCACCATGAAGGGCAACCTCAAGTCGCACATCCGCATCAAGCACAGCGGGAATAACTTCAAGTGTCCGCATTGCGACTTCCTGGGTGACAGCAAAGCCACCCTCCGTAAGCACAGCCGGGTGCACCAGTCTGAGCATCCGGAGAAGTGCTCCGAGTGCAGTTACTCGTGCTCCAGCAAGGCGGCGCTGCGCATCCACGAGCGCATCCACTGCACCGACCGCCCCTTCAAGTGTCACTACTGCAGCTTCGACACCAAGCAGCCCAGCAACCTCAGCAAGCACATGAAGAAGTTCCACGGGGACATGGTGAAGACCGAAACCCTGGAGAGGAAAGACACGGGCCGGCAGAGCAGCCGGCAGGTAGCCAAGCTGGACGCCAAGAAGACTTTCCACTGTGATATATGCGACGCCTCGTTCATGCGCGAGGACTCGCTCCGCAGCCACAAAAGGCAGCACAGTGAGTACAGTGAGAATAAGAACTCGGATGTGACGGTCCTGCAGTTCCAGATAGACCCCAGCAAGCAGCCGGCCGCGCCCCTCACGGTGGGCCACCTGCAGGTGCCCCTGCAGCccagccaagtgccccagttCAGCGAGGGGCGAGTCAAAATCATCGTCGGGCACCAAGTGCCACAGGCCAACACCATCATCCAGGCAGCGGCCGCCGCGGTGAACATCGTTCCCCCCGCCTTGGTGGCGCAGAACCCGGAGGAACTGCCCGGGAACAGCCGGCTGCAGATTTTGCGCCAGGTCAATCTGATCGCCCCTCCTCAGCCCTCGGGATGTCCCAGCGAGGCGGGCGCGATGACCCAGCCAGCTGTGCTGCTGACCACGCACGACCAGGCTGACGGGGCCACTCTGCACCAGACTCTTATACCCACAACCCCCGGCAGCCCCCAGGAAGGCTCCGGCAACCAGACTTTCATCACCAGTTCGGGTATTACATGCACTGACTTTGAAGGCCTTAATGCTTTGATTCAGGAGGGGACAGCTGAAGTGACAGTGGTGAGCGACGGAGGTCAGAACATCGCCGTGGCCACCACGGCCCCGCCTatattctcctcctcctcccaacaAGAATTGCCCAAGCAGACTTACTCCATCATTCAGGGGGGAGCCCACCCAGCCTTGCTCTGTCCGGCGGATTCCATACCAGATTAGTACCtaaaaaccagaagaaaggggggaaaggagTGACAAAAACAGGAAGTCCTAAACAGAATTCTGTAAGAGGTTTGCTCCTAATGTTTTTGAGGATTGCTGTGAAACCGCTCCCCTCGTATaataaattgtaattttatactgcttactataattttttttagtgcttGTGATAACATTGAGACCACCTCGGAATCGCCGCGTTCTAACTGTTGTATATGTTGCCGAGATGATTCCAATTAGGGGCTGGAATTCAGTGCAGTGAGTAGTGAATACATTTGTTTTGTCCGGCTTGATTTCCCAATTCTGAGAAGGGTTTTTTTCTAGTCTCATTAAATTTGTGTGGGAGATGGAGACTTCCCAACCTGTCTGAAGTCACCATTCTGAAATCCCCCCCCAAGTGTGGGCTATTACTGTTTTAGTACACGGATACAAATCTATTGGCATGAGGACCATTTTCTACATAATGTTACATGGATActtgacccccccaaaaaaaaatgtttagtgctaacgagaaaaaaaaggaatggtttcCTAATAAATCGATATGTGAGTAAAATATACTGAATGTTAATGATTCTTTACAGTCAGTATGACTGGGGCATAATGGGGTGTGAATTATCCTATAACTAAAGAGAATTTGAAGAAGCAAAGGCTTTTAGTCCTCTAATTAACATTATACAAATGCCTTACCACCTTCACAGTCAACTTAAGTATGCCTGGTGCCTAAAGTGACCCCATGAtaccatttccattttgaaaCTTGAGATCGACAAACTGACATTTCTGTTTAGATGCAAATATGATGTGAGTTCCTATAACATTTAGGATGGCTTTCTAGGATGCCATTGTTTTAAATGTCAGTATTGTGCAATCCCAGGGACCAGACGAGTGGGACTGGAAAAGCACCTAGGTTTTTCAGAAGCGTAGGCTCtactgaggaaagggaaattcaaatgttattgttttagaattaaaatgcagttttatcaGTAGGTGGCGCCAGAGAGCAAGCTAGAATTACCCACGCTTGTACCCCAAGCCTTGAACTAGTTACCTCTGATTTCCAGCCTCTAGCATGATCTTCAGCTCATGGTGGGCTCTTAATACATATTGAATGACTGAAACATGCTCTCACAGAGTGTCAGCAAGGATTGGTGaggaaagcatatttaaaatgttaagagaacctttacttttttaaaaagattttatttatttgacacaaggagagagcacaagcagggggagtggaaggcagagggagagggaatagcagactcccagctgagcaaggagccccatgtggggctcgatcccagcaccctaggatcaggacctgagccgaaggcagtcgcttaactgactgagccacccaggtacccagagAACCCTTACATTTTTATCATAGCCCTCTTCACTTTCCGTTTCCTAGCACACAAACTTATTAAAATTCTCATGCAGATCAACTcacttttacataaaaatagtactcatcccccctccctttttctttaataataacaaACTAAGGAATACACAAAATGATGATGTGGAAACCTTCAGGGTTTGCCTGTTGGAATAGGAAAATCATCTTCCCTTAGGAAATAGTTATAAAGTTCGagttgtctcttttctttctttgatcctTCATATTTGAACACAATTCTGAAAATTCGGGGGAGGGGGGtagccacaatttatttattaccatttaATGAGTCATTAACTATGGTttggcaagaaaatgaaaaagcttgCAGTGTGCtgtgttaatattttcataatttcactGCTTTAGAATTTGCttacagctcttttttttttttttttttaactgagaggGAGAACACTAGGTGGCGGGGGgtatggaggggcagagggggggagagagaatctcaagcaggctccaccatgcagagcctgacatgaggctcagtctcaggaccctgagatcacgacctgagatgaaatcaagagtcagatgcttaactgactgcacaacccaggtgtcccacccaCAGCTCTTTAAGAAACTATTTAACTATTCAGTTTTAGCTGGAAAATTTCTGTCGTCATGAACCTGTTTCCTACATCTTCCTTTCCCAGAATGCCCCTTTCTTCaacttttaaaggattttttcccctgattAGAAATGTAATGTGCATTCAAGgtagaaaatatgcaaaacacattatattctttttaaagttaaagttggggtacttgggtggcttagtcggttaagcatctgactcggttTCTTCTCCggtcaggatcttggggtcatgggatcaagccccacctcgggctctgcacttagcatcaagtctgcttcagattctctctccccctcgcccTTTGTGCCAACCCCCCGtctcgtgcacactctctctaaataaataaataaaatattttaaaaatagaaattaaaaaatttaaaattatagttacTAGTAATCTCACTACCTAGACATAAAAATTGTGACCATTTTGATGGACTTCCTTCTTTGATGGACTTCCTTTGTTtctatgtttatgtatgtatggtTGCCACTCCAGTTACAGAGTTGGGTTTGAATCAAGCAtactattttctgtttatatatttctttttatatatttatatctccaACTAGCTGCTACCCtccatgcatatatatatatacacacacacatgcataattggattttttttaacaagccaCAACGGCAAAACTTGTTCCTTGTAATAAACTAAATACAGAATTGTACAAAAACCAAGCCAGTCATCTCCAGCGCCCTTCCTATTGTCCTCTTACCTAAGGTTAGTAATGTTAAGTTTTCTCTGTGCTCATACTGATATACACAGACTCAAAACAATAATGTAGAAAaggttttttcctatttttctagtAATTGTATCATACTATGTCTATTTCTCTGCATTTGCTCTTACTGTTCCATGTCTTAACAGGACTGTGGGTGAATACAAGCTATCTctaatgtttttggttttttttttaagattttatttgatttatgtgacagagacagccagcgagagagggaacacaagcagggggagtggaagaggaagaagcaggctcatagcggaggagcctgatgtggggcttgatcccataatgctgggatcacgtcctgagccgaaggcagacgcctaaccgctgtgccacccaggcgcccctctaatgaTTTTTTAAGCAAAAAGTAGTGTGAACATACCATGCATCTCTCTACTGGTGGATAttcaggttgttttgttttcatttgcctttaaaaatggTAGCAGTCAATCTCCTGTGCAATTGCTCACATTCagttgtgcttttggtgttacaACGAGTGTCTGTAGTTTGTACTTGCATATAGATTCAGATTGCTTTTTTCAAAACGGTAGCCTCATCCGTGGTGTGGGCCCCAACTATATCACCAATCCTGGCTGTTAGCAATCTTTCAAAGTTTTGTCAGTCTGATGAGTGAAATGAGCCATCTGGGCTCTGTGCATTTCCCCAGCTGgtgttttgatctgcatttctaTGACATCTCTATATAGACTTGTTGATCACTGGCATTTTTCTTGTCTGTGAACCTAAAACGCATTCTCCCTCATGTTTCTCCTTGGGTTGTTGGGCACTGGGGACATGAACCCCATGTCTGTCACATTTTCTCCCCTCCTGTCCTTCATCTTCTGACTGTTCCTGTAGTGTGGTCACCTCCCAAAAAGAACTCTCTTTTCCTGTAGCCCTATTCACTTAGGGCTCCTGTTTAGTCATCTCTTCCCCTAAGATGAAAaaaggggtttttttctttaatatatttgttgtttgtttttagttagTAACTTACTACAGCAAAAATTCCTATTTATACACATATGACATGGTAATTTGGTGGCTCACCTATGCCAGGaccatttgttaaatgaaatattattttccttgctACTGAAATCCTAATTTTACCTGTAAATGAAAGTTCTCAAATACACTTGGATCTGTTTCTGGAATCTCTGCTTTGTCTCACTGAcaatttatatcttctatttatatttatatcttctcTGGTTTGCCAGccacacacattttattatattagcaTTAAGGTGAGCCTTACAGTCTAATAGGATCACAAAACCTCCCTCTAGctattcttttccaaaattttcttagCAATTCCTAGatattcattcttccaaatgAGCTATCATTTTATCCAGTACTTCTCaggccccccccaaaaaaaacttttgagaatttttattaaaaatggatcCATGTGATGTTGAACTTACACAAAGAAtgcctttttaataaaaatatgttaaatcttACACCGAAAACCTTTATTCAAATCCTGGGATAGACATTAttcttatagttttctttatatacaaTCTGTTCTTATGAGGCCTATATTTCCTTATTAGTgtacaattttattataattatcaatAGGATTTTTCCTTGTTAAAATAATTGTTGCAAACATACAAAGAATAGCTGTATTTGGTATGTTTGTCTATATTGAGCTCccttaaaaaattcttattaattgggccacctggctggttcagttgatagagcatgaaactcttgatcttggggttgtaacttcaagccccatgttggatggagtgattacttaaaatctttaaaataaattcttattaggggcgcctgggtggcacagcggttaagcgtctgccttcggctcaggacgtgatcccggcgttacaggatcgagccccacatcaggctcctccgctatgagcctgcttcttcctctcccactccccctgcttgtgttccctctctcgctggctgtctctctctgtcaaataaataaataaataaataaataaattcttattaattaaccataaatatttattagaagcTCTTGGTCtctgataaatataatttataatggtTATGATACAGTCATCTCATTTCCAGGTGGTTTTATCTTGTAATATTTACACTGCTTCGTCTCCTTGCCTCATTGTAATTAGCCCCAGCCTCCAAACAAAGCTGATACAGCTGACATCCTTTTGTTGTCTCCAATTTTAATGAGAATGGCTTCAGAATTTCCCGGGTTAATATAATATACACTATTCCTTTAAGTGGTGGTTTTTCTAGTACGTGGGTCATTTTCTTCTGCTGCAGTTTTCACTGAGAGCTTGTATAAGGGTAGGTTGCTGAATTTTATCCAATATCTTTTCAGTATCTTTTGACATAAGTCCTTGGGTTTTGCACTTAAGTCTGGTGATGTAGTGAATTCGTATAGCCTGGTACTGAATCACCTTGCATTCCTGAACAAGCCCTCATGATCATGTTGGCTTATTCTTTTAACAAACACACTGCCAGGTTGCAATTAAGATATTTCGCTTAGAAGTTGTACAGCTCTATCCATAAGTGCAGTTGATCTCCGGGGTTCTTTTTCATGGTCTGTctgatttttgcttgtttattgtaGGTGATGCTACTCTGCAAATAAATTGGggctctttccttctttttcggTGATTTGGCAATGGTTTTGCTATGTCGGGAATGACCCGTTTATGATGTAGGCTGCTGCCCTTTCTCATCCCACATCCTTACAAAATGTCCCTGCTTTTTCCACAATGACCAGTCTGGGTTTTACAGCCCGTGTGGCTCAATTTTGGTCGCttattttttgcaaaataaaaaagtattcagTTTGCTCTGGATTTCACTTAACATcctcttaaaatgatttttaaatctttggcaTTTTGGGGGATCTGTCAGCTTCTTATTGCTGTTGgttcggggtgggggagggtttctggtttggtttttttgtattttcagtctTCTTTGCTTGCCAAAGGGtttatctgtttttcatttgtgttaaagtaaaattaaaaatattagtgtGAAAGCTTCTGCTGTTACTTTCTTTGCCCTcctccattttattcattttggcttttctctttttattaattatttttcctgcttttctttccatttggtttgttttgttattctaaTTTCCTATGA comes from the Ailuropoda melanoleuca isolate Jingjing chromosome 13, ASM200744v2, whole genome shotgun sequence genome and includes:
- the ZFP64 gene encoding zinc finger protein 64 isoform X1 is translated as MNASSEGESFPGSVQIPGGTTVLVELTPDIHICGICKQQFNNLDAFVAHKQSGCQLTSTPGAAPSTVQFVSEETVPATQTQTATRTITSETQTITVSAPEFVFEHGYQTYLPTESNENQTATVISLPAKSRAKKPTAPPAQKRLNCCYPGCQFKTAYGMKDMERHLKIHTGDKPHKCEVCGKCFSRKDKLKTHMRCHTGVKPYKCKTCDYAAADSSSLNKHLRIHSDERPFKCQICPYASRNSSQLTVHLRSHTGDAPFQCWLCSAKFKISSDLKRHMRVHSGEKPFKCEFCNVRCTMKGNLKSHIRIKHSGNNFKCPHCDFLGDSKATLRKHSRVHQSEHPEKCSECSYSCSSKAALRIHERIHCTDRPFKCHYCSFDTKQPSNLSKHMKKFHGDMVKTETLERKDTGRQSSRQVAKLDAKKTFHCDICDASFMREDSLRSHKRQHSEYSENKNSDVTVLQFQIDPSKQPAAPLTVGHLQVPLQPSQVPQFSEGRVKIIVGHQVPQANTIIQAAAAAVNIVPPALVAQNPEELPGNSRLQILRQVNLIAPPQPSGCPSEAGAMTQPAVLLTTHDQADGATLHQTLIPTTPGSPQEGSGNQTFITSSGITCTDFEGLNALIQEGTAEVTVVSDGGQNIAVATTAPPIFSSSSQQELPKQTYSIIQGGAHPALLCPADSIPD
- the ZFP64 gene encoding zinc finger protein 64 isoform X2, with the translated sequence MNASSEGESFPGSVQSGTTVLVELTPDIHICGICKQQFNNLDAFVAHKQSGCQLTSTPGAAPSTVQFVSEETVPATQTQTATRTITSETQTITVSAPEFVFEHGYQTYLPTESNENQTATVISLPAKSRAKKPTAPPAQKRLNCCYPGCQFKTAYGMKDMERHLKIHTGDKPHKCEVCGKCFSRKDKLKTHMRCHTGVKPYKCKTCDYAAADSSSLNKHLRIHSDERPFKCQICPYASRNSSQLTVHLRSHTGDAPFQCWLCSAKFKISSDLKRHMRVHSGEKPFKCEFCNVRCTMKGNLKSHIRIKHSGNNFKCPHCDFLGDSKATLRKHSRVHQSEHPEKCSECSYSCSSKAALRIHERIHCTDRPFKCHYCSFDTKQPSNLSKHMKKFHGDMVKTETLERKDTGRQSSRQVAKLDAKKTFHCDICDASFMREDSLRSHKRQHSEYSENKNSDVTVLQFQIDPSKQPAAPLTVGHLQVPLQPSQVPQFSEGRVKIIVGHQVPQANTIIQAAAAAVNIVPPALVAQNPEELPGNSRLQILRQVNLIAPPQPSGCPSEAGAMTQPAVLLTTHDQADGATLHQTLIPTTPGSPQEGSGNQTFITSSGITCTDFEGLNALIQEGTAEVTVVSDGGQNIAVATTAPPIFSSSSQQELPKQTYSIIQGGAHPALLCPADSIPD